Below is a genomic region from Sphingopyxis terrae subsp. terrae NBRC 15098.
GCTTTGCACGATTTCCACACCACACTTCCGAAGCAAGTCCACCTCTTCAGCGAAGCAAGCATTGGCAGCGAGAGACGCGCCCGACCCTCCTGCCGTCATCCGCTCGCATGCCGCTTTAATCTGGCCGTAGCTTTGGACCTCGCCCGCCGCTCGCGCAGCTTGGCAATCGGAAGCGCTCGGCATCACCTCAGTTTCGGCTGCGACGGTGCTGGCAGGCTCCTCCGCTGAGCGACTGAACGGACCTTTATCGGTCGCGATGTTGCCCCAGATTGCCACAGAAGCAAGAATGGCCGATCCGCCCGCCAGCGCCAAAGCGTTGTTCCTATGTATCGTCTGCTTGCGTTCGGGATCGCCTGCCTTCTTGAACTCGGTGTAGGCGAAATATGCTCCCACGGCAGCGAGAGGTAGGCCGATCCAGAGCACGGCTACCCATAGCGCGTAGATGCCTATCGCCAGCAGAATAAACCCGATGCATCCGAGGTTTGAATTGTCCCGCATTCCTAACTGCCCCCTCAATCCATATGCGATTATCGCATATGGACGTTGCGCATTTACCGCAACCGCGAGATGCGAAAATCCGTCTACAGTGAAGAAGGCAGGCTGCTCGCGGAGAGCCTGACGGAGGCAAGGAAGCGGGCTGGGATGCATCAGGCTGATGTCGCGGCAAAGATGGGCAGCGACCAAACCGTCATCTCGAACATCGAACGCGGGCACAGGCGGATCGACGCTATCGAATTCTTCGAATTTGCGAACGCAGTGGATTGCGATCCAGTCGAATTATATCGATCTATCGTCGAGAAGTGGCGTGGCCTTCCTCGCTAAAGGGGCCTGATAACCAGTTCATTTTATTGACGGATTTCTCGTTCGTGATAGCTCCCTTCTATGGGCGCTGAACTCACAAACCAAATCAAATCTACGAAAGCTGGGACGAACCTGAAAGTCGAGCAGTTTCAGTCTTGGCTGAGCGGAAACGGCCAGATTTCCGAGCTTCAGCGCTATCAGAATATTGGATGGGACGTTGATGCAACAATCTACGAGCATCCGCATGCGCCCCTGTTTTGGCGGTATATAACCGACAACCCGTTCGGTCAGCGCCATCATATTGTGACCTTCAGGACTGGTCGCATGGTGAGGGATATATGGCGTGATCTCGCTCGCGCTGGATCGCCGTTGCTCCCGCTGCATTTTCATTCGATCAACTCAGTGCCTGAAGAGATGTGGCTGAGCTTTCAGATGCATCGGCAGGGCCTGCATCCCTACCCATTCTGGAAGGGGAAAACCTGCCACGAGTTGGGTATCGAAGTGCTGATCGATGATGCGACGATGGATGTGTGGGCGGGATGCAGCGAGCATTGCATCGACTATTTTCATCCCGACATGCTGTAAGTTGAGTGGCGACGGTCAGCCGAGCAATCATCCAGTTCACTAATGACTACTGCTCGCGCGTCCCGCGCACGAGACATTTAATAATATAAAGAGATGCCAATGGAGCATATTTCGCTATTTAACTTCTCATTTTTATATAAATATTCACAGTATTACAGAGACTAAATACTTTTGAGAAAAATAAATACAGTTTTATATGGAATGCGGAATTGATCCCATGATATATAGTAAGACATAATTTGTTCAGGGCTTATCTGCCGATGTGGCCCGCATCAAAACAAGCTGAACGGCTTGCTGCCGCATCAGTGTATTGGGAGAGCAACCCGTCCGCGCTTATGGCGATGCGGATGCCGGTCAGGAGACCGACTAAAAAGAAGTCATAAAAAAGAGGAGAGCCATGTCTTTAGCTGACAACTCTCCACTGTATGTGCGTCAAAGGTAACAGGCGGCGTGCATGCAGCGCTTCATTCAATTGATAACCGTTGCGAGCCGAAAGGCTCAGGAGTGCGCACCAATACAGGGTCTCGGGCAACCACCTGTTAAGCTATAAAGGCCGTAAGGTGCGAGCCAATCCATCGATACTCACGGAAATGTGAAATCATCACTCCCCCTCCAAGGTAGCCGCCGATAACCCGCTTGGAATCGTTTGCTTGTTTTTCGTAAACACGCGCCCCCGTGTTGGGGAAGGCTGCCTTGGAGGGGGGATTAGTGTGTCATCTCAATCTACGGAAACGTGAACAGAAAGATTTATTAATGGATTTGCCTATCTGAGTTTTCTATTTCTTCGTTGAATGAATCGCTGGATTTCGTGAGTGAAAACGAACGAATCCAATGCGATTAGGAGGGCTGATTTATCAGCCCGACTCCTGAAGATTAATTGGTGATCAATCCGAAGAGGTAATCACCGAGCTATCACCACTCGCGTATCCCGCGAAATCTTCAATGATCCCATTCCTCATGGCCGAGTGGTTTATGGTTCAACTCGGCTCTAATCACTCGCCAGCGCGGGAGATGCAGGTCCATCAGTGAAATAAAGCGCTCCCCATGTGAGCGCTCGATAAAATGCGCGATCTCGTGACAAACCAGATAATCGATGCAAGCGGGCGGCTTCTTCGCCAATTCCAAATTAAGCCAAATGCGGTTCGCCGACGCATTGCATGTGCCCCACTTGGTGCGCATCCGCTTTATGCCTAACTCGGGGATCGAAAGGCCGTATATGCGCGTGTAAGCTCGACAGGACAGTCGCTCGACATCCAGCATGAAGCCCTGACCGATGCAGGGTGCGAGAAGATGTTCGCTGAGAAGGTGTCAGGACGTTCGACCCACGACCGCGAAGGATTGGCCCGAGCCATCGACTTCGTTCGGGAAGGCGATACCCTTGTCGTGACACGGCTCGACCGTCTGGCACGGAGCGTCGGCGACCTTCATCGGATTATCGAGAAGCTGACCGAGAAGAAGGTCGCGTTCCGATGCCTGAACCAGAGCGGCGTCGATACCGATAGCTCGACGGGGCGATTGATGCTCGCGATCCTCGGTGCTGTCGCGGCCTTCGAAAACGACATCCGCCTCGAACGGCAACGCGAAGGCATCGCCAAGGCCAAGGTCGAAGGAAAATACAAAGGACGGAAGCCGACTGTCGATGTCACCCGCGTGAAGACGCTTCGAGATGACGGTCTGGGGCCGTCGCAGATCGCGAAGACCATGGGCATAGGTCGGGCATCCGTCTATCGCGCGCTGGCAGCTTAAGGGGAGTTAGAATGGGGGCCTCGTTGAATGCGGGAGATGTGTTCCAGCTATCGGAGTGGCGAAACAGCGTCGAAGCCCGACGGGCTGTCATCCGTACAATTATCAATCGCGTGATCATTGGTGATGAAAAGCTCGATCCCGTTCTCGCCGAGTTTAAAAGAGCCGTGAGATGGTATCGAATGGCAGATCGAGACAAGAACGCTCTTAATGTCATGTTCCATGATATCCGAAGCATTGTGTGGAACTGGCATCTCATCCCTCAGAAGGATCGTGAAGCCTTCCTTGTGGGGAAGATCGTTCCTTCTACAATGGCGAAGCAGGCACGCGCATTGGCCCCATGATCACACGCTTCACCTGCCCCAAGTGCACGCAGAAGACGGGCGTCCCCATCATATACGGCTTCCCGAGCAAGAGACTGCTCCGAAAGGAAAAGCAGAAAGAGGTCGCGCTCGGCGGCTGCGTCGTGATGGTCGATGATCCAGATCGAAAATGCCTCGAATGCCGACATCGATGGTCACATCAGCCCGACACATAGCAATATGGCGGCACCCCTACAGGCACCGCCATAAGGCAAGGGGCGAACACGATGTGCAAGGTGAACCCCCCTCTGGGTCGCACGAATCGTATAGCACAATCGGCAGGCGAAGAAATTAACGACCAAGAGCGTCCGCCGATCATCGCCCAATCGAACTCGTTGACGCCTCCGCGATCTGTGCGACGATCACGAAATGACCGACCAACACGCTGACCAGATCGATGATGCCGCATCATCAACAACCATCGAAATACGCTCGAAACAGGCGTCCGAGGATGGTCAGGATGATCCCCAGATCATCGCAGCCGATGCGGTCCCTTCGCCCGCTCCAGAAATTCAGAAATCGACGGAAAACTGCGACAGACCGTCCTCGCAACGGTCCCGTGCGAGCGTCCTTCCCACAAAGCTGCTACACAATGATGTCGCGGAACGTCCCTCAAACCTGCGGAAACACGGACATGCGAATACCAAAAAACTTCAAATGGGAGCGTGCTCCTTGGTCGCAATGCCCAATGTGCAAGGAGAATACGCTCGGTTTTTTGAGCGGCGGGGGTCACAGCATCGTCTGGAGATGCTCCACGTGTCGATATGATGAAAAAGAGCCACTTCCGCCGACCGACAAAAAGATTCTCTATCTCGACCAGTTTGCATTTAGCGAACTTTTCAAGCTGAAGTCAGGATCACGCAGAGAGGATAAGCTAACTGAATTCTGGCAGGAGGTTGACGTCTTAATACATCGCGTTGTGCATCTTCAGGCCGCCGTATTCCCCCACTGTAACATTCACCACGGCGAAACTGTCGTTTCGCCGTGGCCGAAAGAACTTCGCGAAGCGTATGAGGAAATTGGCGGCGATATGCGCCTTGAAGATACGGGCGAAGTGCAACTTCGAGAGATAACGGAGTTTGCCCAAGCGTTCATTGAAGGCCGCGATCCGACAATGAAGTTTGATGTGGATGACATCCTTCGCGGAAACCGCAACGAGTGGCTACCGAACATCCGTGTTGTCGTGAACGTCAACTACGACCAATTTGCTGACGGCACGCGAAAGCGTCGTGAAAAGACGGGAAACAGCGTCAATAATTTGATGCAAGCTTGGCGTGAACGTGACCTTGGGTTTGATGAGGTGTTGGAGATTGAACTGGGTGCATACTCAGACAGTCGGATCGGTGCGCTCAACGATTATCGACAGAAATATTCGCGAGCCGAGGCAGAAGGTGACGTGATGGAGATGTTGAATCTCGACATGAGTCCAATATCCCGAGAACTTGCGATGCTCGGCCGCCTGTTCGAGAGGGTAGGCATCCCCGAACCTAATCACGCGGCAGTTAGAGATCAGTTTTGGCAATGGAACCGAAATCGCGAAATGCCGTTCGGTCGCCTCCTCGCATATATGTTCGCAGCATTGGCTGGTCAGGTAAAAGCTGGCAGGAAAAAGGGCGTCTCGTCAGGGTTCATGAACGATGTAGAGGCCATCGCAGCCTACGCTCCGTTCGTAGATGCAATGTTCATTGATAAAGAATGCGCGTCGCTTCTGACGCAGGGCCGCGCTGGACGAGAATTGACGTATCGATCACGCATTTTCTCACTTTCTAACCGAACTGAATTTTTGGACTACCTACGTGAGCTAAATGCAGATGCCACCGAAGAAACAAAACGATACGCTCGAATAATTTACGGCCTTGATTGAGAGCGACACTCAGACCGCATATAGATGGGAGAAATCGATGGTGGGGAAGCGAACGGCGTTCAAGGCTTCGGCCAATGCGGACGCCCGATATCCGTTGCCATAAATGTCAGCTACTACCGATCCACTTCCCTCGGTTGTCCAACCGCCCAAAATCAGAGCGAGGTCGCGGCCAACCTTCGCATCTCGGAGGCCATCGCGGAAATTGTGGCGAAAGCTGTGGAAGCAGGTGAGTGGGGCGGACGCCTCGGCTGTAACCAAAAAGCGTGAGAACCAGCGAGAGAAGCTCGTCGAGCGGTAGCCAAGATGCCCCAGCGGAAGCTCGGGAAAGAGGCTAACCTCTCCGTGCAGCCGTTGGGCCTCGACGAACGCGAGGAAGCCGAACCGTATCAACTCATTGTGAATCGGAACGATCCGTTCGCTCGCAGCGGTCTTCACTCGCTTCTGTTGGCCAGCGTCGCTCAATCCCGCCATGACCCGAAGGCAATGCACGCCTTCGATGTGCTGGATGTCGGCAACTTCCAGTTGGCAGATTTCATTGAGCCGAAGCCCGCTGAACAGCGCAATCAACGGCACCCAAAACCGCGCTCGACGAGGACGCTGATCGCCAACAACGGCATAGTGATACTCGTCGTTCCGACAGCCCGTGAAAATTGGCGCGCTGAAGATCGCCCGCAACTGATCGGTGGAGAACGGGTGCCGCTTGTCGCGCTTTCTCACGGGGTCACGCAGCTTGAGGCCGCGAACAGGATTCCGCTCGATGTAACCTTCGTCGAGCGCCCAGTTCATGACGCCGCCAAAGCGGTTCACATACGCGTTGAGATTCGCGGTGTTGATAAGGCGCCTTTCGTTTTGCTTCTTTGCGGCGGAGACGGCTTCGCGGATCGACATGTTGGGAAAGCGCTTGTCTGCGTGCTGCGGCATAGACCGCAGCAGATCGACGAACTCGCGGCACCCCTCTCGTGAGATGTCTGTAATCGGCGTATCGCCACCGAAGACCTCTACCACCCACTTGCGGGTCGTCACATGAGCGACCGCCGTTCGCTTCGACCAGTTGTGCTTCGGGTCGGCGATGAATTGGTCATATACCTCACTGATCGAGCGCGTGCGGGCAGGCTTCGTTTCGTGGCTCGACACGGAATGATCGACGGACGCCAAAACGGTGGGGAGACCGTCAAAGGACGGTGGGGCAGGCGTCACGATAAGCGTAGGATCAATTGATTGACCGAGACTGGACCGCGCTCGCTCGAACTCGGCTTCTATGCCACGCCATGGAGACGGCGAGCCGCAAGCTTTCGGCTATCAGTGTCCAGCGAGCGCCAGATTTCACGACAACCGAGCGCCGTCACCAAATCGGTCGGAACACGCCTTCGATAATATAACCGTCCGTTCCGATCGAACAGGCCAACCACTCGTTTGTGTAGCAGCTTTGTGTAGCAGCCAGATCGATCATTTTCTGAGGATTTCCGCAGGTTTGAGGGACGTTCCGCGACATCATTGTGTAGCAGCTTTGTGGGAAGGACGCTCGCACGGGACCGTTGCGAGGACGGTCTGTCGCAGTTTTCCGTCGATTTCTGAATTTCTGGAGCGGGCGAAGGGATTCGAACCCTCGACCCCAACCTTGGCAATATTCATCTCTTTTATAACTACTGACGTGATGGCGTGGACGGCCCCTGCACCCGCGTAGCTGTGCAATGATGCGGCCGTTGTAGGTCCACGCCTAGGAGTCGTCATATGAAGCAGGAGGTTGCCACCGTCGGATTAGATCTGGCGAAGAACGTTTTTCAGGTACATGCGATCGGTAGCGACGGCGCCGTCCTGGTGCGGCGGAAGTTGAGGCGCGCGGAGGTGATCGGCTTCTTCACCGACCTTCCAGGCTGCGTGGTCGGCATGGAAGCGTGCGCATCCGCGCACCATTGGGCTCGCGAGCTGATCGCATTCGGCGATGCGGTGTGAGGACCAAAAAAG
It encodes:
- a CDS encoding helix-turn-helix domain-containing protein, which codes for MRIYRNREMRKSVYSEEGRLLAESLTEARKRAGMHQADVAAKMGSDQTVISNIERGHRRIDAIEFFEFANAVDCDPVELYRSIVEKWRGLPR
- a CDS encoding YgjP-like metallopeptidase domain-containing protein, whose product is MRTKWGTCNASANRIWLNLELAKKPPACIDYLVCHEIAHFIERSHGERFISLMDLHLPRWRVIRAELNHKPLGHEEWDH
- a CDS encoding recombinase family protein, which translates into the protein MQHEALTDAGCEKMFAEKVSGRSTHDREGLARAIDFVREGDTLVVTRLDRLARSVGDLHRIIEKLTEKKVAFRCLNQSGVDTDSSTGRLMLAILGAVAAFENDIRLERQREGIAKAKVEGKYKGRKPTVDVTRVKTLRDDGLGPSQIAKTMGIGRASVYRALAA
- a CDS encoding site-specific integrase: MTPAPPSFDGLPTVLASVDHSVSSHETKPARTRSISEVYDQFIADPKHNWSKRTAVAHVTTRKWVVEVFGGDTPITDISREGCREFVDLLRSMPQHADKRFPNMSIREAVSAAKKQNERRLINTANLNAYVNRFGGVMNWALDEGYIERNPVRGLKLRDPVRKRDKRHPFSTDQLRAIFSAPIFTGCRNDEYHYAVVGDQRPRRARFWVPLIALFSGLRLNEICQLEVADIQHIEGVHCLRVMAGLSDAGQQKRVKTAASERIVPIHNELIRFGFLAFVEAQRLHGEVSLFPELPLGHLGYRSTSFSRWFSRFLVTAEASAPLTCFHSFRHNFRDGLRDAKVGRDLALILGGWTTEGSGSVVADIYGNGYRASALAEALNAVRFPTIDFSHLYAV
- a CDS encoding DUF6538 domain-containing protein, with product MVGLFDRNGRLYYRRRVPTDLVTALGCREIWRSLDTDSRKLAARRLHGVA